One genomic region from Oncorhynchus gorbuscha isolate QuinsamMale2020 ecotype Even-year linkage group LG13, OgorEven_v1.0, whole genome shotgun sequence encodes:
- the p2rx3a gene encoding P2X purinoceptor 3a yields the protein MPKIWAFIPDFFTYETTKSVVVKSKSVGIINRVVQLLIIIYFLCWVFYHEKAYQVRDSGIESSVMTKVKGFGYHNNRVMDVADYVAPTQGAAVFCIITKLIITENQFQGFCPESESKYKCDTDEECDKYLGSSTGNGIITGACVNSSKGPRCEMQGWCLAEDDKVHMQPMMEVENFTIFIKNSIRFPMFNVTRGNFPSSLNATYIRSCTYDPEHNLHCPIFKVGEVLRYTGQNFSTIAQTGGEIAINIEWQCNLDESEERCEPHYSFTRLDAVFQKNGIAKGYNFRFAKYYKNENGTEFRTLHKAYAIRFDILVTGLAGKFNTVPTLINVVAAFTSVGLGTVLCDIILLNFLKGADQYKAKKFEEVSESQIQILLSREGCRQLSIQPEEKISDDSGTVSLCLDQQL from the exons ATGCCTAAGATATGGGCTTTTATTCCGGATTTCTTCACCTACGAGACGACCAAGTCGGTGGTGGTGAAGAGCAAGTCTGTTGGAATCATCAACCGCGTCGTACAACTACTCATCATCATCTACTTCCTATG TTGGGTCTTTTATCACGAAAAGGCGTACCAGGTGAGAGACTCGGGCATCGAGTCTTCGGTCATGACCAAGGTGAAGGGCTTCGGTTACCATAACAACCGTGTCATGGATGTGGCGGACTATGTCGCCCCTACACAG GGTGCCGCAGTGTTCTGCATCATCACCAAGCTCATCATCACAGAGAACCAGTTCCAAGGATTCTGCCCGGAG AGTGAAAGCAAGTACAAGTGTGACACGGATGAAGAGTGCGACAAGTATTTGGGGAGCTCCACTGGAAACG gaATAATAACTGGTGCCTGTGTGAACTCCTCTAAAGGACCACGCTGTGAGATGCAGGGTTGGTGCCTTGCAGAGGACGACAAAGTCCACAT gCAACCAATGATGGAAGTGGAAAACTTCACCATCTTCATCAAGAACAGTATCCGCTTCCCTATGTTCAACGTTACCAG aggGAACTTCCCATCATCCCTGAATGCGACTTATATCAGGAGCTGTACGTATGACCCGGAGCACAACCTCCACTGTCCCATCTTCAAGGTGGGAGAAGTGCTGCGCTACACAGGACAGAACTTCTCCACCATCGCTCAGACA gGTGGAGAGATTGCGATCAACATTGAATGGCAGTGTAATCTGGATGAGTCAGAAGAGAGATGTGAACCACACTACTCCTTTACGCGGCTTGATGCTGTGTTTCAGAAGAATGGCATTGCTAAGGGATACAACTTCAG ATTTGCCAAATATTACAAAAATGAGAATGGGACGGAGTTCCGCACTCTCCACAAGGCCTACGCCATCCGCTTTGACATCCTGGTCACTGGCCTC GCAGGGAAGTTCAACACAGTTCCTACTCTGATCAACGTAGTGGCAGCCTTTACCTCCGTGGGATTG GGTACGGTCCTCTGTGACATCATTCTTCTGAACTTCCTGAAGGGGGCAGACCAATACAAAGCCAAGAAATTTGAGGAG GTCTCTGAGTCACAGATACAGATATTACTCTCTCGAGAAGGTTGCAGGCAGCTGTCAATCCAACCAGAGGAGAAGATTTCAGATGACTCTGGAACTGTTTCCCTCTGCCTGGACCAGCAGCTTTGA